A portion of the Pseudomonas koreensis genome contains these proteins:
- the tcyL gene encoding cystine ABC transporter permease yields the protein MEEAFQLALDSAPFLLKGAYYTVVLSLGGMFFGLLLGFGLALMRLSRFKSVSWLARIYVSFFRGTPLLVQLFVIYYGLPQLGMKLDPLPAALIGFSLNMAAYACEILRAAIGSIERGQWEAAASIGMTRAQTLRRAILPQAMRTALPPLGNSFISLVKDTALAATIQVPELFRQAQLITARTFEVFTMYLAAALIYWILATVLSHFQNKLEERVNRHDQES from the coding sequence ATGGAAGAGGCTTTCCAACTCGCGCTGGATTCCGCGCCCTTCCTGTTGAAGGGCGCGTACTACACGGTAGTCCTCAGCCTCGGCGGGATGTTCTTCGGTCTGCTGCTGGGCTTCGGCCTGGCACTGATGCGCTTGTCGCGCTTCAAATCGGTCAGTTGGCTGGCCCGCATCTACGTGTCGTTCTTTCGCGGTACGCCGTTGCTGGTGCAGCTGTTCGTGATCTATTACGGCTTGCCGCAACTGGGCATGAAGCTGGATCCGCTGCCCGCTGCGCTGATCGGCTTCTCGCTGAACATGGCCGCCTACGCCTGTGAAATCCTGCGTGCCGCGATCGGTTCGATCGAGCGCGGTCAGTGGGAAGCTGCTGCGAGCATCGGCATGACCCGCGCGCAGACCTTGCGGCGGGCCATCCTGCCGCAAGCGATGCGCACGGCATTGCCGCCGCTGGGCAACAGCTTCATTTCGCTGGTCAAGGACACCGCGCTGGCCGCGACCATTCAGGTGCCGGAGCTGTTCCGCCAGGCGCAGTTGATTACCGCCCGGACTTTCGAAGTCTTCACCATGTATCTTGCCGCCGCGCTGATCTACTGGATTCTGGCCACGGTGCTTTCGCACTTCCAGAACAAGCTGGAAGAGCGGGTCAATCGGCATGACCAGGAGTCCTGA
- the tcyN gene encoding L-cystine ABC transporter ATP-binding protein TcyN encodes MIVVEKLTKQFKGQVVLNGIDLEVKEGEVVAIIGPSGSGKTTFLRCLNFLEEPTSGRIKVGDIEIDTSRPLNQQQSLVRNLRQHVGFVFQNFNLFPHRTALENVIEGPIVVKKMPREQAVALGKKLLTKVGLAGKEDAYPRRLSGGQQQRVAIARALAMEPEVILFDEPTSALDPELVGEVLATIRGLAEENRTMVIVTHEMGFARDVANRVVFFDKGVIVEQGEAKALFANPKEERTQQFLSKFLNHA; translated from the coding sequence ATGATTGTCGTGGAAAAACTGACCAAGCAATTCAAGGGTCAGGTCGTGCTCAACGGCATTGACCTTGAGGTAAAGGAAGGCGAAGTCGTCGCGATCATCGGCCCCAGTGGCTCGGGGAAAACGACGTTCCTGCGTTGCCTGAACTTCCTCGAAGAACCCACCAGTGGCCGGATCAAGGTCGGCGATATCGAGATCGATACCAGCCGCCCGCTGAACCAGCAGCAGAGTCTGGTGCGCAACCTGCGCCAGCACGTCGGCTTCGTGTTCCAGAACTTCAACCTGTTCCCCCATCGCACCGCATTGGAAAACGTCATCGAAGGCCCGATCGTGGTCAAGAAGATGCCGCGCGAACAAGCGGTTGCCCTGGGCAAAAAGCTCCTGACCAAAGTAGGGCTTGCTGGCAAGGAGGACGCTTATCCGCGTCGTCTTTCCGGTGGTCAGCAACAGCGCGTAGCGATTGCCCGGGCGTTGGCGATGGAGCCGGAAGTGATTCTGTTCGACGAACCGACCTCGGCGCTCGACCCGGAACTGGTTGGCGAAGTGCTGGCGACCATTCGCGGCCTTGCCGAAGAAAATCGCACCATGGTGATTGTCACCCACGAAATGGGATTCGCCCGTGACGTGGCCAATCGCGTAGTGTTTTTCGATAAGGGCGTAATTGTCGAGCAGGGTGAAGCTAAAGCGCTGTTTGCCAATCCAAAAGAAGAACGCACCCAACAGTTTCTCAGCAAGTTTCTGAATCACGCCTGA
- a CDS encoding SfnB family sulfur acquisition oxidoreductase, with translation MTLSHHVAVITSDEQALIVASDLAEDFKRDSALRDRERRLPLAELEVFSRSGLWGISVPKEYGGAGVSNVTLAKVIALIAQADASLGQIPQNHFYALEVLRVNGSDEQKQRLYAEVLAGQRFGNALAELGTKTAHDRVTSLTRDGNGYRISGRKFYSTGAIYAQRIPTSVVDENGVQQLAFVPRESKGLTVIDDWSGFGQRTTGSGSVVFEDVYVATEDVLPFQSAFERPTTVGPLAQILHAAIDTGIARAAYEDALHFVRSKTRPWIDSGNDKATEDPLTLKSFGHLSIRLHATEAMLERAGELLDAAQAETNADTVAAASIAVAEARAISTEISLAAGSTLFELAGSQATLSEHGLDRHWRNARVHTLHDPVRWKYHAVGNYYLNDEKPPLRGTI, from the coding sequence ATGACGCTATCCCATCACGTCGCGGTCATCACCAGCGATGAGCAAGCCCTGATCGTCGCCAGCGACCTGGCCGAAGATTTCAAGCGCGACAGCGCCCTGCGCGACCGCGAACGCCGCCTGCCATTGGCAGAGCTCGAAGTGTTTTCCCGCTCAGGCCTGTGGGGCATCAGCGTGCCGAAAGAATATGGCGGCGCTGGCGTATCCAACGTCACCCTGGCCAAAGTCATCGCGCTGATCGCCCAGGCCGACGCCTCGCTGGGACAGATTCCGCAGAACCATTTTTACGCGCTGGAAGTGCTGCGCGTGAATGGCAGCGACGAACAGAAACAGCGCCTGTATGCCGAGGTCCTCGCCGGGCAACGCTTCGGCAATGCCTTGGCAGAACTGGGCACCAAAACCGCTCACGACCGTGTCACCAGCCTTACCCGCGACGGTAACGGTTATCGCATCAGCGGTCGCAAGTTCTACTCGACCGGGGCGATTTACGCGCAGCGCATCCCGACGTCGGTGGTCGATGAAAACGGCGTACAGCAACTGGCCTTCGTCCCGCGCGAGAGCAAAGGCCTGACGGTGATCGACGACTGGAGCGGCTTCGGCCAGCGCACCACCGGCAGCGGTTCGGTGGTGTTCGAAGATGTGTATGTGGCGACTGAAGACGTCCTGCCGTTCCAGAGCGCTTTCGAGCGCCCGACCACCGTCGGCCCGCTGGCGCAGATTCTTCACGCCGCCATCGACACCGGCATCGCCCGCGCCGCTTACGAAGATGCCTTGCACTTCGTGCGCAGCAAGACCCGTCCGTGGATCGATTCCGGCAACGACAAAGCCACCGAAGATCCGCTGACGCTGAAGAGCTTCGGCCACTTGAGCATTCGTCTGCACGCCACCGAAGCCATGCTCGAACGCGCCGGCGAATTGCTTGATGCCGCGCAAGCTGAAACCAATGCTGACACTGTCGCTGCCGCATCGATCGCGGTGGCCGAAGCCCGCGCAATCAGCACGGAAATTTCCCTCGCCGCTGGCAGTACGCTGTTCGAACTGGCTGGCAGCCAGGCGACCCTCAGCGAACACGGCCTCGACCGGCACTGGCGCAACGCTCGCGTGCACACCCTGCATGACCCAGTGCGCTGGAAGTATCACGCGGTGGGCAATTACTACCTCAATGATGAAAAGCCGCCGCTGCGGGGGACCATCTGA
- a CDS encoding D-cysteine desulfhydrase, with the protein MIKQQLQRFPRLDLLSHPTPLEKLERLSAWLGREVYIKRDDLTPLAMGGNKLRKLEYLAADALAQGADTLITAGALQSNHVRQTAALAARLGLGCVALLENPLGTDDSNYTGNGNRLLLDLFDTKVELVENLDNADEQLAALAARLRSNGKKPYLVPIGGSNALGALGYVRAGLELAEQIRDSGIDFAAVVLASGSAGTHSGLGLALSEALPQLPVIGVTVSRSEEDQRPKVQGLAERTAELLGVELPGSFKVELWDEYFGPRYGEPNAGTLAAVKLLASQEGLLLDPVYTGKAMAGLLDGIGRQRFDDGPIIFLHTGGAPALFAYKDFL; encoded by the coding sequence ATGATCAAACAACAGCTGCAACGCTTTCCCCGTCTCGACCTGCTGAGCCATCCCACGCCGCTGGAAAAACTTGAGCGCTTGTCTGCCTGGCTCGGCCGCGAGGTGTACATCAAACGCGATGACCTGACGCCGCTGGCCATGGGAGGCAACAAGCTGCGCAAACTCGAATACCTGGCCGCCGATGCGCTGGCACAAGGCGCCGACACGCTGATTACCGCAGGCGCGCTGCAATCGAACCACGTGCGCCAGACCGCTGCACTCGCCGCCAGACTTGGCCTTGGCTGTGTGGCGCTGCTGGAAAATCCGCTGGGCACTGACGACAGCAATTACACCGGCAACGGCAACCGCCTGCTGCTGGATCTGTTCGATACCAAGGTCGAGCTGGTCGAAAACCTCGACAATGCCGACGAACAACTGGCCGCCCTCGCCGCGCGCCTGCGCAGCAACGGCAAAAAGCCGTATCTGGTACCGATTGGCGGGTCCAATGCGCTCGGTGCCCTGGGTTATGTGCGCGCCGGGCTGGAACTGGCTGAGCAGATCAGGGACAGCGGCATCGATTTCGCCGCAGTGGTGCTGGCCTCCGGCAGTGCCGGAACTCACAGTGGTCTCGGATTGGCGCTGAGTGAGGCGCTGCCGCAATTGCCAGTGATTGGTGTGACGGTCTCGCGCAGTGAGGAAGATCAGCGGCCGAAGGTGCAGGGTCTGGCCGAACGCACGGCAGAATTGCTGGGTGTCGAGTTGCCGGGCAGTTTCAAGGTCGAGCTGTGGGACGAATATTTCGGCCCGCGTTATGGCGAGCCGAATGCCGGCACACTGGCGGCGGTGAAACTGTTGGCCAGCCAGGAAGGTCTGTTGCTTGACCCGGTCTACACCGGCAAGGCCATGGCCGGTCTGCTCGACGGGATTGGCCGGCAGCGCTTCGATGATGGTCCGATAATCTTTCTGCACACCGGTGGCGCGCCGGCGTTGTTTGCCTACAAGGATTTTTTATAA
- a CDS encoding LLM class flavin-dependent oxidoreductase: MAAAKKKMLLNAFNMNCIGHINHGLWTHPRDTSTRYNTIEYWTELAQLLERGLFDGLFIADIVGVYDVYQNSIDVTLKESIQLPVNDPLLLVSAMAAVTKNLGFGLTANLTYEPPYLFARRMSTLDHLSRGRVGWNIVTGYLDSAAKAMGLREQVEHDRRYDQAEEYLQVLYKLWEGSWENGAVLNDREQRIYANPEQVHKVEHRGEFYQVEGYHLCEPSPQRTPVLFQAGSSDRGLLFAGRHAECVFISGQNKPSTKVQVDKVRASAVEAGRNPQDIKVFMGLNVIVGATEEAAWAKHAEYLSYASAEAGVAHFSASTGIDFAQYEIDEPIQYVKSNAIQSATKNLQNNDWTRRKLLDQHALGGRYITVVGSPEQVADALEAWIAETGLDGFNLTRIVTPESYVDFIELVIPELQRRGSYKTAYEGGTLREKLFRGEAQLPEQHTGSEYRH; the protein is encoded by the coding sequence ATGGCTGCTGCGAAAAAGAAGATGCTGCTCAATGCGTTCAACATGAACTGCATCGGCCATATCAATCATGGCCTGTGGACACATCCGCGCGACACCTCGACTCGCTACAACACCATCGAGTACTGGACCGAACTGGCGCAGTTGCTCGAGCGCGGGCTGTTCGACGGCTTGTTCATCGCTGACATCGTCGGCGTCTACGACGTCTACCAGAATTCGATCGACGTGACGCTGAAAGAGTCGATTCAGTTGCCGGTCAACGATCCGCTGCTATTGGTTTCGGCGATGGCCGCTGTCACCAAAAACCTTGGCTTCGGCCTGACCGCCAATCTTACTTACGAGCCGCCGTATCTGTTCGCCCGGCGCATGTCGACGCTCGATCATCTGAGTCGCGGTCGCGTTGGCTGGAACATCGTCACCGGTTACCTGGACAGCGCCGCCAAAGCCATGGGGCTGCGCGAACAGGTCGAACACGACCGTCGCTATGATCAGGCCGAAGAATATCTGCAGGTGTTGTACAAACTCTGGGAAGGCAGTTGGGAAAACGGCGCGGTGCTCAACGACCGCGAGCAGCGCATCTACGCCAACCCGGAACAAGTGCACAAGGTCGAGCACAGGGGCGAGTTCTATCAGGTCGAGGGTTATCACCTCTGCGAACCATCACCGCAGCGCACGCCGGTGCTGTTTCAGGCTGGCAGCTCCGATCGCGGATTGCTCTTCGCCGGGCGTCACGCCGAGTGCGTGTTCATCAGCGGTCAGAACAAACCGTCGACCAAGGTGCAGGTCGATAAAGTCCGCGCCAGCGCGGTCGAGGCCGGGCGCAATCCGCAAGACATCAAGGTGTTCATGGGCCTCAACGTCATTGTCGGTGCCACTGAAGAGGCGGCTTGGGCCAAGCATGCCGAGTACTTGAGTTACGCCAGTGCCGAGGCTGGCGTGGCGCACTTTTCCGCGTCCACGGGCATCGACTTTGCCCAGTACGAAATCGACGAACCGATCCAGTACGTGAAGAGCAACGCGATTCAGTCAGCGACGAAAAACCTGCAGAACAACGACTGGACCCGGCGCAAATTGCTCGACCAGCACGCCCTGGGTGGCCGCTACATCACCGTGGTCGGTTCGCCCGAGCAAGTGGCGGATGCGCTGGAAGCGTGGATCGCCGAAACCGGGCTGGACGGTTTCAACCTGACCCGCATCGTCACCCCGGAAAGCTATGTCGATTTCATCGAACTGGTGATTCCCGAGTTG
- the tcyJ gene encoding cystine ABC transporter substrate-binding protein, giving the protein MNISALRRTLLVGSLGLALSAGLIGQAVAGEQLQQIKDKGVLNVGLEGTYPPFSFVDENGKLSGFEVELSEALAQKLGVKAKIQPTKWDGILAALESKRLDLVVNQVTISDERKKKYDFSEPYTVSGIQALVLKSKESALNIKTAADLSGKKVGVGLGTNYEQWVRANVPGADVRTYDDDPTKFADLNNGRTDAILIDRLAALEYAKKAPKTVAAGEAFSRQESGIALRKGEPELLAAVNKALDELRADGTLEKLSKKYFNADVTK; this is encoded by the coding sequence ATGAATATTTCCGCACTACGTCGCACTCTGCTGGTCGGTTCGCTGGGTCTTGCGCTCAGCGCCGGCCTGATTGGCCAGGCAGTGGCCGGTGAGCAGTTGCAACAGATCAAGGACAAAGGCGTTCTCAACGTCGGCCTGGAAGGCACTTATCCTCCGTTCAGCTTCGTCGACGAGAACGGCAAGCTGTCCGGTTTCGAAGTAGAGCTGTCCGAAGCGCTGGCGCAGAAACTCGGCGTCAAAGCCAAGATCCAGCCGACCAAATGGGATGGCATCCTCGCTGCTCTGGAATCCAAGCGTCTGGACCTGGTGGTCAATCAGGTGACTATCTCCGACGAGCGCAAGAAGAAGTATGACTTCTCCGAACCGTACACCGTCTCCGGCATCCAGGCCCTCGTGCTGAAAAGCAAAGAGTCGGCGCTGAATATCAAGACCGCCGCTGACCTGTCCGGCAAGAAGGTCGGTGTCGGCCTGGGCACCAACTACGAGCAGTGGGTCCGCGCCAACGTGCCGGGTGCTGACGTGCGCACCTACGACGATGATCCTACCAAGTTCGCCGACCTCAACAACGGTCGCACCGATGCCATCCTGATCGACCGTCTGGCTGCTCTGGAATACGCCAAGAAAGCCCCGAAAACCGTCGCTGCCGGTGAAGCCTTCTCACGTCAGGAATCCGGTATCGCCCTGCGCAAAGGCGAGCCTGAACTGCTGGCAGCGGTGAACAAGGCGCTCGACGAACTGCGTGCCGACGGCACCCTTGAGAAACTGTCGAAGAAGTACTTCAACGCAGACGTCACTAAATAA
- the epsC gene encoding serine O-acetyltransferase EpsC, with amino-acid sequence MSERSSHWQLQTIVSQLRSARDQWRAQNGRASGEQGGRELPSRAAMAEILEALCGALFPMRLGPVDLREESEDFYVGHTLDVALNALLAQTRLELRYVARHSAQDDSEVEARAIQIVQDFALALPGLRTLLDTDVLAAYHGDPAARSVDEVLLCYPGILAVIHHRLAHHLYRAGLPLLARISAEIAHSATGIDIHPGAQIGRSFFIDHGTGVVIGETAIIGERVRIYQAVTLGAKRFPADEDGQLQKGHPRHPIVEDDVVIYAGATILGRITIGKGSTIGGNVWLTRSVPAGANLTQANLQHDDGTQK; translated from the coding sequence GTGAGCGAGCGTTCCAGCCATTGGCAATTGCAGACCATCGTCAGCCAGCTGCGCAGCGCGCGGGATCAGTGGCGTGCACAGAATGGCCGGGCTTCAGGAGAGCAGGGTGGCCGCGAGTTGCCGTCGCGGGCGGCGATGGCGGAAATTCTTGAGGCGTTGTGCGGCGCGCTGTTCCCGATGCGCCTGGGGCCCGTGGATCTGCGCGAGGAAAGCGAAGATTTCTATGTCGGTCACACCCTTGATGTGGCACTGAATGCCTTGCTGGCACAGACACGGCTGGAGTTGCGTTACGTCGCCCGTCACAGCGCGCAGGATGACAGTGAAGTCGAGGCTCGGGCGATTCAGATCGTGCAGGATTTTGCTCTCGCGTTGCCGGGGCTGCGCACGCTGCTCGACACCGACGTGCTGGCGGCTTACCACGGCGACCCGGCAGCACGCAGCGTTGATGAAGTTCTGCTGTGCTATCCGGGTATTCTCGCGGTAATTCACCATCGTCTCGCGCACCATCTGTATCGTGCCGGGCTGCCACTGCTGGCGCGGATCAGCGCGGAAATTGCCCATTCGGCGACGGGCATCGATATCCACCCGGGCGCGCAGATCGGTCGTAGTTTCTTCATTGATCACGGCACTGGCGTGGTGATTGGCGAGACCGCGATCATCGGCGAGCGGGTGCGCATTTATCAGGCAGTCACTTTGGGCGCCAAGCGCTTTCCGGCGGATGAGGACGGCCAGTTGCAGAAGGGCCACCCGCGCCACCCGATCGTTGAGGACGACGTAGTGATTTATGCCGGGGCGACGATTCTCGGCCGGATCACCATCGGCAAGGGCTCGACCATCGGCGGCAACGTGTGGCTGACGCGCAGCGTGCCGGCGGGGGCGAATCTGACCCAGGCGAATCTGCAGCATGATGACGGGACGCAGAAGTAG
- a CDS encoding SfnB family sulfur acquisition oxidoreductase has translation MSSLADANVQSDLDIAPLLLPAQVLRNDAQAIKAAHDLAQVARVQAAKRDRQRKLPWSEIEQFTRSGLGSIAIPREYGGPQVSFVTLAEVFAIISAADPALGQIPQNQFGIINLVLGSATEAQKKQLFQSVLEGWRIGNAGPERGTKNTLELKARISADGDDYVINGQKFYSTGALFAHWVAVKALNDDGKQVLAFVRRGTPGLRIVDDWSGFGQRTTASGTILLNNVRVESSLVIDNWKINEKPNTQGAVSQLIQAAIDAGIARGAIDDAIDFVKTRARPWIDARVERASDDLYVIADIGKLKIELHAAEALLRKAGKVLDQVHAAPLTAESAARASIAVAEAKALTTEISLLASEKLFELAGSRATLAEFNLDRHWRNARVHTLHDPVRWKYHAIGAYRLNGTLPARHSWI, from the coding sequence ATGTCCAGTCTTGCAGATGCCAACGTGCAGTCCGATCTGGACATCGCCCCACTGTTGTTGCCCGCGCAAGTGCTGCGCAACGATGCTCAAGCGATCAAGGCCGCCCATGACCTCGCGCAGGTTGCTCGCGTGCAGGCGGCCAAACGCGACCGCCAGCGCAAGCTGCCGTGGTCGGAAATCGAACAGTTCACCCGTAGCGGTCTGGGCAGCATTGCCATCCCCCGTGAATACGGCGGCCCTCAGGTTTCCTTCGTCACGCTGGCCGAAGTATTCGCGATCATTTCCGCCGCCGACCCGGCGCTCGGGCAGATTCCGCAGAACCAGTTCGGCATCATCAATCTGGTCCTCGGCAGCGCCACCGAAGCGCAGAAAAAGCAGCTGTTCCAGAGTGTTCTGGAAGGCTGGCGCATCGGTAATGCCGGCCCGGAACGCGGCACAAAAAATACTCTGGAACTGAAAGCGCGAATCAGCGCCGATGGCGACGACTACGTGATCAACGGCCAGAAGTTCTACTCCACCGGTGCCCTGTTCGCGCACTGGGTCGCGGTGAAAGCGCTGAACGATGACGGCAAGCAAGTGCTGGCTTTCGTCCGTCGCGGCACACCGGGTTTGCGCATCGTTGATGACTGGTCGGGCTTCGGCCAGCGCACCACCGCCAGCGGCACGATTTTGCTGAACAACGTGCGCGTCGAGTCGAGCCTGGTCATCGACAACTGGAAGATCAACGAGAAGCCGAATACCCAAGGCGCAGTGTCGCAGCTGATTCAAGCGGCCATCGACGCCGGCATCGCCCGTGGTGCCATCGATGACGCCATCGATTTCGTCAAAACCCGCGCACGGCCATGGATCGATGCCAGGGTCGAGCGCGCCAGCGATGACCTCTACGTGATCGCCGATATCGGCAAACTGAAAATCGAACTGCACGCTGCCGAAGCACTGCTGCGCAAGGCCGGCAAAGTACTCGATCAGGTCCACGCCGCACCGCTGACTGCCGAATCGGCCGCACGCGCGTCTATCGCCGTGGCCGAAGCGAAAGCGCTGACCACCGAGATCTCGCTGCTGGCCAGCGAAAAGCTGTTCGAACTGGCGGGCAGTCGCGCGACCCTCGCCGAGTTCAATCTCGACCGCCACTGGCGCAACGCCCGCGTGCACACCCTGCACGACCCAGTGCGCTGGAAGTATCACGCGATCGGCGCTTATCGCCTGAACGGCACATTGCCGGCCCGCCATTCCTGGATCTGA
- the betT gene encoding choline transporter BetT encodes MNPPVFYFAATVILLFGLVVIAIPEQAGAWLLEAQNWAANTVGWYYMLAMTLYLVFVVVTALSGYGKIKLGADHDEPEFSYLSWAGMLFAAGISITLFFFCVSEPLTHMLQPPQGEAGTADAARQAMQILFLHWGLHGWGVFAFVGMALAYFAYRHNLPLALRSALYPLIGKRINGPIGYAVDGFGIIATVFGLGADMGFGVLHLNSGLDYLFGIAHTQWIQVGLITLMMGAAIIVAVSGVDKGVRVMSDINMLLACGLLLFVLFAGPTQHLLNTLIQNVGDYLGALPMKSFDLYAYDKPSDWLGGWTVFYWAWWIAWSPFVGLFIARISRGRTIREFVFGVLLIPLGFTLAWMSIFGNSALDQVLNHGMSALGMSAIDNPSMSIYLLLETYPWSKTVIAVTVFISFVFFVTSADSGTVVLSTLSAKGGNPDEDGPKWLRVFWGAMTALITSALLFSGSIDALKSAVVLTSLPFSLILLLMMWGLHKAFYLESQKQIAQLHSLAPVSGSRRGTGGWRQRLSQAVHFPSRDEVYRFMESTVRPAIEEVTAVFVEKGLHVVTQPDPAHDNVSLEIGHGEQHPFIYQVQMRGYFTPSFARGGMGSKQLNNRRYYRAEVHLSEGSQDYDLVGYTKEQIINDILDQYERHMQFLHLVR; translated from the coding sequence ATGAATCCGCCGGTGTTCTACTTCGCCGCGACGGTCATCCTGCTGTTTGGTCTTGTCGTCATTGCCATCCCTGAGCAGGCCGGCGCCTGGTTGCTGGAAGCGCAAAACTGGGCGGCCAATACGGTCGGCTGGTACTACATGCTCGCGATGACGCTGTATCTGGTCTTCGTGGTGGTCACCGCCTTATCCGGCTACGGCAAGATAAAACTCGGTGCCGACCACGACGAGCCCGAATTCAGTTATCTGTCGTGGGCCGGCATGCTGTTCGCCGCCGGGATCAGCATCACGCTGTTCTTCTTCTGCGTCTCCGAACCGCTGACGCACATGCTCCAGCCGCCGCAAGGCGAGGCCGGCACAGCTGACGCCGCGCGCCAGGCGATGCAGATTCTGTTTCTGCACTGGGGCCTGCATGGCTGGGGCGTGTTCGCGTTTGTCGGCATGGCGCTGGCCTATTTCGCGTATCGGCACAATTTGCCGCTGGCCCTGCGTTCGGCGCTGTACCCGCTGATCGGCAAGCGCATCAACGGCCCGATCGGCTATGCAGTGGACGGCTTCGGCATCATCGCCACGGTGTTCGGTCTGGGTGCCGACATGGGCTTCGGCGTGCTGCATCTGAATTCCGGTCTGGACTACTTGTTCGGCATCGCCCACACCCAGTGGATTCAGGTAGGCCTGATCACGCTGATGATGGGCGCAGCGATCATCGTTGCGGTCTCTGGCGTCGACAAAGGCGTGCGGGTGATGTCGGATATCAACATGCTGCTGGCCTGCGGATTGCTGCTGTTCGTTTTGTTTGCCGGGCCGACTCAGCACTTGCTCAATACGTTGATCCAGAACGTCGGCGACTACCTCGGCGCGTTGCCGATGAAAAGTTTCGACCTCTACGCCTACGACAAACCGAGCGACTGGCTGGGTGGCTGGACCGTTTTCTACTGGGCCTGGTGGATCGCATGGTCGCCGTTCGTGGGCCTGTTCATCGCGCGGATTTCCCGTGGCCGCACCATCCGTGAATTCGTTTTCGGCGTGCTGCTGATCCCGCTCGGTTTCACCCTGGCGTGGATGTCGATCTTCGGCAACAGCGCCCTGGACCAAGTGCTCAATCACGGCATGAGTGCGCTGGGGATGTCGGCCATCGACAATCCGTCGATGAGCATTTATCTGCTGCTGGAAACCTACCCGTGGAGCAAGACCGTCATCGCCGTGACGGTATTCATCAGCTTTGTGTTCTTCGTCACCTCGGCGGACTCCGGCACCGTGGTCCTCTCGACGCTGTCAGCCAAGGGTGGTAACCCGGACGAAGACGGGCCGAAATGGCTGCGGGTGTTCTGGGGCGCGATGACTGCGCTGATCACCAGTGCGCTGCTGTTTTCCGGCAGCATCGACGCGTTGAAGTCGGCGGTGGTGCTGACCTCGTTACCGTTTTCGTTGATTCTGCTGCTGATGATGTGGGGTCTGCACAAGGCGTTCTATCTGGAATCGCAGAAGCAGATCGCGCAGCTGCATTCGCTGGCGCCGGTCTCCGGTTCGCGGCGCGGCACCGGTGGCTGGCGCCAGCGCTTGAGTCAGGCGGTGCACTTCCCGTCCCGCGACGAGGTGTACCGCTTCATGGAAAGCACGGTGCGTCCGGCGATTGAGGAAGTGACCGCCGTGTTCGTCGAAAAAGGTCTGCACGTGGTCACCCAGCCGGATCCGGCGCATGACAACGTCAGCCTGGAAATCGGTCATGGCGAACAGCATCCGTTCATCTATCAGGTGCAGATGCGCGGCTACTTCACGCCATCGTTCGCGCGTGGCGGCATGGGCTCCAAGCAACTCAACAATCGCCGCTACTATCGCGCTGAAGTGCACTTGAGCGAGGGCAGTCAGGACTACGATCTGGTCGGCTACACCAAAGAGCAGATCATCAACGACATCCTCGACCAGTACGAACGGCACATGCAGTTCCTGCATCTGGTGCGTTGA